One window from the genome of Breoghania sp. L-A4 encodes:
- a CDS encoding HD-GYP domain-containing protein, giving the protein MLRPAILKNIATRNPASTRDPPQPKFNGARMADVYLISDDLTRAEKLRAKLAFNFWIEIAPIDTLPDGVNEGDCILLIDCDLGEKASAEPLKALMERVPSPDKSIVLVDGSGFIGQARGNALGGGQIFSRGIKIATLSYALDTMLHDIRPLPQNGTSPEVRRVLDQARRLHQDIALAVHDNKALPKKAIETVLRKLVDVLAFHGIGSWIDAVRLHHSHTYRHSMLVTGYAVVFGQQMALDAADIDLLAIAALLHDVGKVRIPLSVLDKPGKLTSEEFDLIKNHPIYSRDILVDDGQFAPAVINAAYQHHEFIDGSGYPEGLKGDQIAPLVRMLTIADIYAALTEVRSYKRAYSNREAFHIMTEMVGKLDSRLLNAFRPIVLDETFGRVRRRKAANAQQDRPVLQAGIHPLDRNRTVAM; this is encoded by the coding sequence CGAGATCCCCCGCAGCCGAAATTCAATGGTGCCAGAATGGCCGATGTTTATCTGATCAGTGATGATCTGACCCGCGCCGAGAAACTGCGCGCCAAACTGGCATTCAATTTCTGGATTGAGATCGCGCCGATCGACACGCTGCCCGATGGCGTGAACGAAGGCGATTGCATTTTGCTTATTGACTGCGACCTGGGCGAGAAGGCGAGTGCGGAGCCTTTGAAGGCTCTCATGGAGCGTGTCCCCTCGCCAGACAAAAGCATCGTTTTGGTCGACGGCAGCGGGTTCATTGGCCAGGCGCGCGGCAACGCGCTAGGCGGCGGTCAGATTTTCAGCCGCGGGATCAAGATCGCGACCCTGAGCTATGCGCTGGACACGATGCTGCACGACATCCGTCCGCTGCCGCAAAACGGCACGTCCCCGGAAGTGCGCCGGGTTCTCGACCAGGCCCGGCGGCTGCATCAGGACATCGCGCTGGCGGTGCACGACAACAAGGCCCTGCCGAAAAAGGCCATTGAGACGGTTTTGCGCAAACTGGTCGACGTCCTGGCCTTCCACGGCATCGGTTCGTGGATCGACGCCGTGCGCCTGCACCACAGCCATACCTATCGCCATTCGATGCTGGTGACCGGCTATGCGGTGGTCTTTGGGCAGCAGATGGCGCTGGACGCCGCTGACATCGATCTGCTGGCGATTGCCGCATTGTTGCATGACGTCGGCAAGGTACGGATCCCGCTCAGCGTGCTCGACAAGCCCGGCAAGCTGACGTCTGAGGAATTCGATCTCATCAAGAATCACCCCATCTACAGCCGCGACATATTGGTTGACGACGGACAATTCGCCCCCGCCGTGATCAACGCGGCCTATCAGCATCATGAATTCATCGACGGCTCGGGCTATCCGGAAGGCTTGAAGGGCGACCAGATCGCGCCCCTCGTGCGCATGCTGACGATCGCCGACATCTACGCGGCGCTGACCGAGGTGCGGTCCTACAAGCGCGCCTACAGCAACCGCGAGGCGTTTCACATCATGACGGAAATGGTCGGCAAGCTCGATAGCCGTCTTCTGAACGCCTTCCGGCCCATCGTTCTGGATGAAACCTTCGGCCGTGTGCGCCGGCGCAAGGCCGCCAATGCGCAGCAGGACCGCCCGGTCCTGCAAGCAGGCATCCATCCACTTGACCGCAACCGCACGGTTGCGATGTAG